Proteins encoded in a region of the Vicia villosa cultivar HV-30 ecotype Madison, WI linkage group LG5, Vvil1.0, whole genome shotgun sequence genome:
- the LOC131601077 gene encoding protein RDM16-like isoform X2, whose translation MQKELTERLKRFPQLNKSSTSNLGQKTESTTTPSLSAGVASRPATSSSSGPVANMPIFPTAAANPPAGSTSLAGVATATNIEAVRRAQELAARMGFRHDPQFAPVINMFPGQTVIPDGTIPQKPTKAPVLRLDAQGREIDEHGNVVSVAKPSNLSTLKVNINKQKKDAFEILKPVLEVDPESNPHFDERMGIDKTKLLRPKRMNFLFVEEGKWSRDAESIKLKSKFGEAQAKEQKAKQAQLAKANAAPDINPNLIEITERVVIKEKLKDQIPEIEWWDVGLLLSGNYGDIANGTIGEDILKMEKITFYVEHPRPIEPPAEPAPPPPQPLKLTKKEQKKLRTQRRIAKQKERQEMIRQGVIEPPKPKVKMSNLMKVLGTEATQDPTRLEKEVRNAAAEREQAHIDRNIARKLTPAELREKKERKLFDDPNTLDTLVSLYRINDLSHPKARFSVDVNAQENRLTGCSVICDGVSVVVVEGGSKSIKRYGKLMLRRINWSDFSKKKEEDEDSDDDKPANKCVLVWQGSIAKPSFNRFSVHDCITEAAARKVFVDAGVPHYWDQAVNYVDDEAA comes from the exons ATGCAGAAAGAGTTGACAGAAAGGCTCAAGAGATTTCCTCAG CTGAATAAGAGTTCTACCTCAAATTTGGGTCAGAAGACTGAATCTACAACAACGCCCTCTCTTAGTGCCGGAGTGGCATCAAGACCTGCCACCTCATCTTCTTCAGGTCCTGTTGCCAATATGCCAATTTTTCCTACTGCTGCTGCAAATCCTCCAGCTGGTAGTACTAGTCTTGCTGGTGTCGCAACTGCAACCAACATCGAAGCTGTCAGACGTGCTCAGGAGCTTGCTGCCAGGATGGGATTCCGTCACGATCCACAGTTTGCTCCTGTAATAAATATGTTTCCTGGCCAGACTGTAATACCAGATGGTACTATCCCTCAGAAACCAACCAAGGCTCCTGTTCTTCGTCTTGACGCCCAGGGACGGGAAATAGATGAACATGGAAATGTTGTTAGTGTAGCTAAGCCAAGCAACCTAAGCACATTAAAG GTCAACATTAATAAACAGAAGAAGGATGCGTTTGAAATACTAAAACCTGTATTGGAAGTTGATCCTGAATCTAATCCTCATTTTGATGAGAGGATGGGTATCGACAAAACAAAGCTCCTGCGGCCCAAGAGGATGAATTTTTTGTTTGTGGAGGAAGGAAAATGGTCCAGAGATGCCGAATCAATAAAATTGAAG AGTAAATTTGGAGAAGCTCAAGCAAAAGAGCAGAAGGCCAAACAAGCACAGCTAGCAAAGGCAAACGCTGCTCCTGATATAAATCCTAACTTAATAGAGATAACAGAGAGAGTTGTAATAAAAGAAAAACTGAAGGACCAAATTCCCGAAATTGAGTGGTG GGACGTGGGACTTCTGCTTTCTGGAAATTATGGTGACATTGCTAACGGAACTATAGGCGAAGACATACTGAAAATGGAAAAAATCACCTTTTATGTGGAGCATCCTCGTCCCATTGAACCACCTGCTGAGCCTGCCCCTCCACCACCTCAACCCCTCAAGCTAACCAAAAAGGAGCAGAAGAAACTCAGGACCCAAAGGCGAATAGCTAAGCAGAAAGAGCGGCAGGAGATGATTAGACAGGGTGTCATAGAACCACCAAAACCAAAGGTCAAGATGAGCAATTTAATGAAAGTACTAGGGACTGAAGCAACTCAAGATCCCACTAGGCTTGAAAAGGAAGTCCGTAATGCAGCTGCTGAGCGTGAGCAGGCTCACATAGATAGGAATATTGCACGGAAGCTTACTCCTGCCGAGCTGCGTGAGAAGAAGGAAAGGAAGCTGTTCGATGACCCAAATACATTGGACACACTTGTCTCACTTTACAGGATTAACGACCTCTCTCATCCAAAGGCCCGCTTTAGCGTTGATGTTAATGCTCAAGAAAACCGTTTGACTGGATGTTCTGTGATTTGTGATGGTGTTAGTGTTGTTGTGGTTGAAGGTGGCAGCAAGTCAATTAAGAGGTATGGGAAACTTATGCTTAGACGTATCAATTGGAGTGATTTTTctaaaaagaaagaggaagatgaagattcaGATGATGACAAGCCTGCCAATAAATGTGTTCTGGTATGGCAAGGAAGTATTGCCAAACCAAGCTTTAATAGGTTCAGTGTTCATGATTGCATCACCGAAGCAGCTGCTCGGAAAGTTTTTGTGGATGCTGGGGTTCCTCATTATTGGGACCAAGCTGTCAACTACGTAGATGATGAAGCTGCTTGA
- the LOC131601077 gene encoding protein RDM16-like isoform X1: MDDRDKSERRNRDRHSDRDHKHHRSRHDSDDHRHHRSDRNAKHEHKTREDREGSRDRVYDRDEREGSKGRSKVKRDEEREDSVEPRHSSHSHKRKDREHSEDRDLEDKRIRVSEEKREVKKERRKFGDKVKKDEDYDNEPKIKEEVTNGAHGFASPKDNASVHNGVAVGSPAAVHDSVPETSLPPPPPFPLKVSSISTTNENKGVSIARSHEVTGKSSTDGSSSTAGKPGSLSIDALAKAKKTSQMQKELTERLKRFPQLNKSSTSNLGQKTESTTTPSLSAGVASRPATSSSSGPVANMPIFPTAAANPPAGSTSLAGVATATNIEAVRRAQELAARMGFRHDPQFAPVINMFPGQTVIPDGTIPQKPTKAPVLRLDAQGREIDEHGNVVSVAKPSNLSTLKVNINKQKKDAFEILKPVLEVDPESNPHFDERMGIDKTKLLRPKRMNFLFVEEGKWSRDAESIKLKSKFGEAQAKEQKAKQAQLAKANAAPDINPNLIEITERVVIKEKLKDQIPEIEWWDVGLLLSGNYGDIANGTIGEDILKMEKITFYVEHPRPIEPPAEPAPPPPQPLKLTKKEQKKLRTQRRIAKQKERQEMIRQGVIEPPKPKVKMSNLMKVLGTEATQDPTRLEKEVRNAAAEREQAHIDRNIARKLTPAELREKKERKLFDDPNTLDTLVSLYRINDLSHPKARFSVDVNAQENRLTGCSVICDGVSVVVVEGGSKSIKRYGKLMLRRINWSDFSKKKEEDEDSDDDKPANKCVLVWQGSIAKPSFNRFSVHDCITEAAARKVFVDAGVPHYWDQAVNYVDDEAA, translated from the exons atggatGACAGAGACAAATCCGAAAGGCGAAACAGAGATCGACACTCCGACCGCGACCACAAGCATCATCGGAGCCGCCACGATTCCGATGACCACCGTCATCACCGATCGGACCGGAATGCCAAACACGAACACAAAACCAGAGAAGACCGAGAAGGAAGCAGAGATAGGGTATATGACAGAGACGAAAGAGAGGGTAGCAAAGGTAGGTCTAAAGTGAAGCGCGACGAAGAGAGGGAAGATTCAGTGGAGCCGCGACACTCCTCGCATTCTCACAAACGGAAGGATAGGGAACACAGTGAGGATCGGGATTTGGAGGATAagagaattagggtttctgaAGAGAAGAGGGAAGTGAAGAAGGAACGTAGAAAGTTTGGGGATAAAGTGAAGAAAGATGAAGATTACGATAACGAGCCCaaaatcaaggaggaagtgaCTAATGGTGCCCATGGCTTTGCCTCTCCCAAAGATAACGCTTCTGTGCATAAC GGCGTTGCGGTGGGATCTCCTGCTGCGGTGCATGATAGTGTGCCAGAGACGTCTTTGCCCCCTCCTCCTCCCTTTCCTTTAAAGGTATCTTCGATTTCTACCACAAATGAAAATAAGGGCGTTAGTATTGCCAGGTCTCATGAGGTTACTGGAAAATCTAGTACAGATGGGTCTTCTTCAACTGCTGGAAAACCTGGAAGCCTCTCTATTGATGCCTTAGCTAAGGCTAAGAAGACTTCACAAATGCAGAAAGAGTTGACAGAAAGGCTCAAGAGATTTCCTCAG CTGAATAAGAGTTCTACCTCAAATTTGGGTCAGAAGACTGAATCTACAACAACGCCCTCTCTTAGTGCCGGAGTGGCATCAAGACCTGCCACCTCATCTTCTTCAGGTCCTGTTGCCAATATGCCAATTTTTCCTACTGCTGCTGCAAATCCTCCAGCTGGTAGTACTAGTCTTGCTGGTGTCGCAACTGCAACCAACATCGAAGCTGTCAGACGTGCTCAGGAGCTTGCTGCCAGGATGGGATTCCGTCACGATCCACAGTTTGCTCCTGTAATAAATATGTTTCCTGGCCAGACTGTAATACCAGATGGTACTATCCCTCAGAAACCAACCAAGGCTCCTGTTCTTCGTCTTGACGCCCAGGGACGGGAAATAGATGAACATGGAAATGTTGTTAGTGTAGCTAAGCCAAGCAACCTAAGCACATTAAAG GTCAACATTAATAAACAGAAGAAGGATGCGTTTGAAATACTAAAACCTGTATTGGAAGTTGATCCTGAATCTAATCCTCATTTTGATGAGAGGATGGGTATCGACAAAACAAAGCTCCTGCGGCCCAAGAGGATGAATTTTTTGTTTGTGGAGGAAGGAAAATGGTCCAGAGATGCCGAATCAATAAAATTGAAG AGTAAATTTGGAGAAGCTCAAGCAAAAGAGCAGAAGGCCAAACAAGCACAGCTAGCAAAGGCAAACGCTGCTCCTGATATAAATCCTAACTTAATAGAGATAACAGAGAGAGTTGTAATAAAAGAAAAACTGAAGGACCAAATTCCCGAAATTGAGTGGTG GGACGTGGGACTTCTGCTTTCTGGAAATTATGGTGACATTGCTAACGGAACTATAGGCGAAGACATACTGAAAATGGAAAAAATCACCTTTTATGTGGAGCATCCTCGTCCCATTGAACCACCTGCTGAGCCTGCCCCTCCACCACCTCAACCCCTCAAGCTAACCAAAAAGGAGCAGAAGAAACTCAGGACCCAAAGGCGAATAGCTAAGCAGAAAGAGCGGCAGGAGATGATTAGACAGGGTGTCATAGAACCACCAAAACCAAAGGTCAAGATGAGCAATTTAATGAAAGTACTAGGGACTGAAGCAACTCAAGATCCCACTAGGCTTGAAAAGGAAGTCCGTAATGCAGCTGCTGAGCGTGAGCAGGCTCACATAGATAGGAATATTGCACGGAAGCTTACTCCTGCCGAGCTGCGTGAGAAGAAGGAAAGGAAGCTGTTCGATGACCCAAATACATTGGACACACTTGTCTCACTTTACAGGATTAACGACCTCTCTCATCCAAAGGCCCGCTTTAGCGTTGATGTTAATGCTCAAGAAAACCGTTTGACTGGATGTTCTGTGATTTGTGATGGTGTTAGTGTTGTTGTGGTTGAAGGTGGCAGCAAGTCAATTAAGAGGTATGGGAAACTTATGCTTAGACGTATCAATTGGAGTGATTTTTctaaaaagaaagaggaagatgaagattcaGATGATGACAAGCCTGCCAATAAATGTGTTCTGGTATGGCAAGGAAGTATTGCCAAACCAAGCTTTAATAGGTTCAGTGTTCATGATTGCATCACCGAAGCAGCTGCTCGGAAAGTTTTTGTGGATGCTGGGGTTCCTCATTATTGGGACCAAGCTGTCAACTACGTAGATGATGAAGCTGCTTGA